A genome region from Euphorbia lathyris chromosome 4, ddEupLath1.1, whole genome shotgun sequence includes the following:
- the LOC136227734 gene encoding protein ELF4-LIKE 4-like — MEDNLFSGIGNGTQIDNKALQTVQKSFMEVQDILDQNRLLISEINQNHESKIPDNLTRNVGLIRELNNNIRRVVLGVDHTYKARCLCIHYSVQIYIFFSFFFFKFH; from the coding sequence ATGGAAGACAATTTATTTTCTGGAATAGGCAATGGAACCCAAATAGATAACAAGGCTTTACAAACAGTTCAGAAGAGTTTTATGGAAGTTCAGGACATTCTAGATCAAAACAGATTGCTAATCAGTGAAATAAACCAAAACCATGAATCAAAGATTCCTGATAACTTGACTCGAAATGTGGGATTGATTAGGGAGCTGAACAATAACATTAGAAGAGTGGTTTTAGGGGTTGACCACACATATAAAGCAAGGTGTCTCTGTATTCACTATTCAGTGCAGATAtatatctttttttcttttttctttttcaaattcCATTGA